In a genomic window of Sus scrofa isolate TJ Tabasco breed Duroc chromosome 4, Sscrofa11.1, whole genome shotgun sequence:
- the LOC100156741 gene encoding histone H3.2: MARTKQTARKSTGGKAPRKQLATKAARKSAPATGGVKKPHRYRPGTVALREIRRYQKSTELLIRKLPFQRLVREIAQDFKTDLRFQSSAVMALQEASEAYLVGLFEDTNLCAIHAKRVTIMPKDIQLARRIRGERA, from the coding sequence ATGGCCCGTACTAAGCAGACTGCCCGCAAATCGACCGGGGGCAAGGCCCCGCGGAAGCAGCTGGCCACCAAGGCGGCCCGCAAGAGCGCGCCGGCCACCGGCGGCGTGAAGAAGCCCCACCGCTACCGGCCGGGCACCGTGGCCCTGCGGGAGATCCGGCGCTACCAGAAGTCGACCGAGCTGCTGATCCGCAAGCTGCCCTTCCAGCGCCTGGTGCGCGAGATCGCGCAGGACTTCAAGACGGACCTGCGCTTCCAGAGCTCGGCCGTGATGGCGCTGCAGGAGGCGAGCGAGGCCTACCTGGTGGGGCTGTTTGAAGACACGAACCTGTGTGCCATCCACGCCAAGCGCGTGACCATCATGCCCAAAGACATCCAGCTGGCCCGCCGCATCCGCGGGGAGCGGGCTTAG